A portion of the Scylla paramamosain isolate STU-SP2022 chromosome 2, ASM3559412v1, whole genome shotgun sequence genome contains these proteins:
- the LOC135113791 gene encoding autophagy-related protein 9A-like yields the protein MPQNFQTTYQPFTGGLEEGGGGGGGSSSSGGGGAFMEERDEDLSPDTHTSMVFHVVPKSSKSRWNHIEDLDSFFSRVYQYHQNHGLLCMMLQQVFELAQFIFIIVFTVFLFSCVDYDILFRNKYPPDFRYNETDKITLPDALRTHAQCREHFSWQLVMAILAASLFWLMRFGHACYTFFQFWEIKQFFNNALGIQDQDLGNITWEEVEQRVMEVQVEERMCIHKEVLTELDIYHRILRFTNYFIAMVNKNIIPLKLDVPFVGEVVFLTKGLRMNIEMLLFWGPWAPFRNIWHLHDEYKRPEKRHELAERLNQQFLYFGIANLVLFPLVLLFQIMYSFFYYAEMIKREPGSLGSRRWSHYGEVYLRHFNELDHEMSARLNRGYKAASQYMNIFSSPLMAVVARHVAFVCGAVLAVLAALSVYDEDVLQVEHVLTFMTILGALLAGCRVFIPDENLVFCPEMLMRRVLAEVHYLPDHWREKAHTSRVRREFSQLFQYRVVHMLEELVSPVVTPLILIFRLRFKALDIVDFYRNFTVEVVGVGDVCSFAQMDIRRHGSPTWQPDLLLDDIVSQPGGSQKPEMATDGGKTELSLLHFTMTNPKWKPPQESTAFINALRTQAQRDMNALPTLQEENALFSSLNSLSCGGGLGLGLGATSMLQQPPWMGGQHQSFWSPRGLRGRLSQVEGSRHGPTTGGILSSIQQSNIESSMTSGPAGDPVMAPSTLSPSCIMGPSLAPPSVLPQDLTAVDMSLSTLYLHELHQRHRHRASYSDVPPQPSSGPQGPPGGAFLSPPPHPQEPPVVSFQRAQEKTPLLGEP from the exons ATGCCCCAAAACTTCCAAACCACTTACCAGCCCTTCACGGGTGggctggaggaaggaggaggaggcggaggaggaagcagcagcagcgggggAGGAGGCGCCTTtatggaagaaagggatgaggaTCTTTCCCCTGACACGCACACCAGTATGGTCTTTCACGTCGTGCCCAAGTCTAGCAAGTCGAGATGGAACCACATTGAGGACCTGGATTCGTTCTTCAGCCGCGTGTACCAGTACCACCAGAACCATGGGCTGCTGTGCATGATGCTGCAACAAGTCTTCGAATTAGCACAGTTCATCTTTATTATCGTCTTCACTGTATTCCTGTTCTCCTGTGTGGACTATGACATCCTCTTCAGAAACAAGTATCCTCCAGATTTTAGATATAATGAGACAGACAAGATCACCCTTCCTGACGCCCTGCGCACCCATGCCCAGTGTAGGGAGCATTTCTCATGGCAGTTGGTGATGGCTATCCTGGCGGCCTCACTCTTCTGGCTGATGCGTTTTGGCCATGCCTGCTACACCTTCTTCCAGTTTTGGGAGATCAAGCAGTTCTTCAACAATGCACTGGGCATTCAAGACCAAGACCTGGGGAACATCAcctgggaggaggtggagcagcgCGTCATGGAGGTGCAG GTTGAAGAACGCATGTGCATCCACAAGGAAGTGCTGACTGAGTTGGACATCTACCATCGCATTCTGCGCTTCACCAACTACTTCATTGCCATGGTGAACAAGAACATCATCCCTTTGAAGCTGGATGTGCCCTTTGTTGGGGAAGTTGTGTTCCTCACCAAGGGGCTGCGCATGAACATCGAAATGTTACTCTTTTGGGGACCCTGGGCACCTTTCAGGAACATCTGGCATCTACATGATGAATACAAGCGGCCAGAGAAGCGACATGAGCTGGCTGAGCGGCTCAACCAGCAGTTCCTGTACTTTGGCATTGCTAATCTAGTACTGTTTCCACTTGTGCTGCTCTTCCAGATAatgtattctttcttctactatGCTGAAATGATAAAGCGTGAGCCTGGCAGCTTGGGAAGCCGCCGCTGGTCGCACTATGGAGAGGTTTACTTGCGTCACTTTAATGAGTTGGACCATGAGATGAGTGCACGTCTTAATCGTGGCTACAAGGCTGCCTCACAGTATATGAACATCTTTTCCTCTCCGTTGATGGCAGTGGTAGCGCGGCATGTAGCCTTTGTGTGCGGTGCTGTGTTGGCTGTGTTGGCTGCCCTCAGTGTGTATGATGAGGATGTGCTGCAGGTGGAACATGTGCTCACGTTCATGACAATTCTTGGAGCTTTGCTCGCTGGCTGCAGGGTCTTTATTCCTGATGAGAACTTGGTCTTCTGCCCAGAGATGTTGATGCGGCGGGTGCTGGCTGAGGTGCACTATCTCCCTGACCACTGGAGGGAGAAGGCACACACCTCACGTGTCCGTCGGGAGTTTTCCCAGCTGTTCCAGTACCGAGTTGTACACATGCTGGAGGAACTTGTGTCCCCAGTTGTCACTCCACTTATTTTAATATTCCGCCTCCGCTTCAAGGCTCTTGACATTGTAGACTTCTATCGGAACTTCACAGTGGAGGTGGTAGGGGTGGGGGATGTATGCTCCTTTGCCCAGATGGACATCCGGAGGCATGGCAGCCCCACCTGGCAGCCTGATCTCCTCTTGGATGACATTGTTAGTCAACCAGGAGGATCACAAAAACCAGAAATGGCAACAGATGGAGGCAAGACAGAGTTATCCCTCCTGCACTTCACCATGACCAACCCCAAGTGGAAGCCTCCACAGGAGTCCACAGCCTTCATCAATGCCCTCCGCACACAGGCCCAACGAGACATGAATGCCTTGCCAACACTTCAGGAGGAAAatgctctcttctcttctctgaacTCGctgtcttgtggtggtggtttgggtCTGGGTCTGGGTGCCACAAGCATGCTACAGCAACCTCCATGGATGGGAGGACAGCACCAGTCTTTCTGGTCACCCCGGGGACTCCGAGGTAGATTATCTCAGGTGGAAGGTTCTCGTCATGGCCCCACTACTGGGGGAATCCTATCCTCTATCCAGCAGTCCAACATAGAGAGTAGCATGACATCTGGCCCAGCGGGAGATCCAGTCATGGCCCCCAGTACTCTCAGCCCCTCCTGCATCATGGGCCCCAGCTTAGCACCCCCATCTGTTCTGCCTCAGGACCTCACTGCTGTGGACATGAGTCTCAGCACCCTGTACTTGCATGAGCTGCACCAGCGCCACCGCCACCGAGCCAGTTACTCAGATGTCCCGCCCCAGCCCAGCTCAGGTCCCCAGGGGCCACCAGGTGgagcatttctttctcctccccctcatcctcagGAGCCGCCTGTGGTGTCTTTTCAGCGGGCACAAGAAAAGACTCCCCTGCTTGGTGAGCCATGA